The following proteins are co-located in the Paenibacillus sp. FSL H8-0079 genome:
- a CDS encoding IclR family transcriptional regulator: MEDRKLTVRAVERALDILLCFTTRSDLGLTEIASQIGLHKSTVHRLMATLEDRGFVIRDAATEKYRLGIRIWELSAHMSRSDDPAILLLPAMERLRDRLGETVSLYLRDGSERIRIQAVQSDQAIRRVAPVGVRLPLSVGASSKVLMAFATDEDREELMNGPEWPVFIDPAVYLAQMGDIRDNGYATSYEEREPGAAAVSVPIMDRRGNIAAALSVSGPVSRLSQETLHEYAPVLKDAATQMGLMLS, translated from the coding sequence ATGGAAGATCGAAAGTTAACCGTCCGGGCTGTGGAACGGGCGCTGGATATATTATTATGTTTTACCACACGCAGTGATCTTGGACTCACCGAGATTGCCAGCCAGATTGGCTTGCACAAAAGTACAGTGCACCGCCTGATGGCGACGCTGGAGGATCGAGGGTTTGTCATCCGGGATGCGGCAACGGAGAAGTACCGACTTGGCATCCGAATATGGGAGTTATCCGCTCATATGTCCCGAAGTGATGATCCGGCTATTCTACTGCTGCCTGCGATGGAGCGACTGAGAGATCGATTGGGGGAGACGGTAAGTCTGTACCTGCGTGATGGCAGTGAACGGATTCGTATTCAGGCTGTGCAAAGTGATCAGGCGATCCGCCGTGTCGCTCCCGTAGGCGTTAGACTCCCGTTGTCTGTCGGGGCTTCCAGCAAAGTCTTGATGGCTTTTGCCACGGACGAGGATCGTGAAGAACTGATGAACGGACCAGAATGGCCGGTGTTTATTGATCCGGCGGTGTATTTGGCACAGATGGGAGACATCCGGGATAACGGATATGCCACGAGTTACGAGGAACGTGAGCCGGGAGCTGCCGCAGTATCGGTACCGATTATGGATCGTAGAGGTAATATTGCAGCTGCCCTCTCGGTCTCAGGGCCTGTCAGTCGACTCTCGCAGGAGACATTGCATGAATACGCACCTGTGTTGAAGGATGCAGCTACGCAAATGGGACTCATGTTATCCTGA
- the thiC gene encoding phosphomethylpyrimidine synthase ThiC: MEQEHNGQPVEKEIGAAGRVQPFPGSRKVYIQGSRPDIAVPEREIALHDTNTPQGVEHNEPLRVYDTSGPMTDPAFHVDIRAGLPSLRTRWITERGDVEAYQGRTVKPEDNGLKAGGKRAGAEEYPGLRGKPLRAQIGRCVTQMHYARQGVITAEMEFAAIREGVEPEFVRQELASGRAILPSNINHPESEPMLIGRHFHVKINANIGNSAVSSSIEEEVEKMTWAVRWGSDTVMDLSTGKDIHTTREWIIRNSPVPIGTVPLYQALEKVNGEAEALTWELYRDTLIEQAEQGVDYFTIHAGVLLRYIPMTAKRMTGIVSRGGSIMAAWCLAHHQENFLYTHFEEICEIMKRYDVAFSLGDGLRPGSIYDANDEAQMAELATLGELTQIAWKHDVQVMIEGPGHVPMHKIKENVDLQMEICKEAPFYTLGPLTTDIAPGYDHITSAIGAAMIGWFGTSMLCYVTPKEHLGLPNKDDVREGVIAYKIAAHAADLAKGHPRAQRRDDALSKARFEFRWRDQFNLSLDPERALSYHDETLPAEGAKEAHFCSMCGPKFCSMRITQDIRAFAADKGLSDHEAVAAGMQEKAEEYRTRS, encoded by the coding sequence ATGGAACAGGAACATAATGGTCAGCCGGTGGAAAAAGAAATAGGAGCGGCCGGACGGGTTCAGCCCTTTCCCGGTAGCCGCAAAGTCTACATTCAGGGCTCACGGCCGGACATTGCTGTACCGGAGCGTGAGATAGCCCTTCATGACACGAATACTCCCCAAGGGGTGGAGCATAACGAACCGCTGCGTGTCTACGATACGAGCGGCCCGATGACCGATCCCGCATTTCATGTGGATATCCGTGCAGGTCTGCCATCCCTGCGCACTCGCTGGATCACAGAGCGGGGCGATGTCGAGGCTTATCAGGGACGCACAGTTAAACCGGAGGATAACGGACTGAAGGCTGGTGGGAAGAGAGCGGGAGCCGAGGAGTACCCTGGATTACGCGGCAAACCGCTGCGGGCACAGATCGGACGTTGCGTGACCCAGATGCACTACGCGAGGCAGGGAGTCATTACGGCAGAGATGGAATTCGCCGCAATTCGTGAAGGCGTGGAACCGGAATTTGTGCGGCAGGAGCTGGCGAGTGGACGGGCCATTCTGCCATCGAACATCAATCATCCAGAGAGTGAGCCGATGTTGATCGGTCGTCATTTTCACGTGAAGATCAATGCCAACATAGGTAACTCTGCCGTATCTTCCTCCATTGAGGAAGAGGTGGAGAAGATGACTTGGGCGGTACGCTGGGGATCGGATACCGTGATGGATCTGTCCACAGGCAAAGACATTCATACCACCCGGGAATGGATCATCCGCAATTCACCTGTGCCGATTGGCACGGTGCCGCTGTATCAGGCGCTGGAGAAGGTGAATGGCGAAGCGGAAGCGCTGACCTGGGAGTTGTACCGTGACACGCTCATTGAGCAGGCAGAGCAGGGCGTGGACTACTTTACGATTCATGCAGGCGTGCTGCTACGTTATATCCCGATGACCGCCAAGCGAATGACAGGCATTGTGTCTCGAGGCGGGTCCATTATGGCGGCATGGTGCCTTGCGCATCATCAGGAGAATTTTTTGTACACCCATTTTGAAGAAATCTGCGAGATTATGAAAAGGTATGATGTGGCATTTTCACTGGGAGATGGACTCCGTCCAGGTAGTATCTACGATGCCAACGATGAAGCACAGATGGCGGAACTGGCTACGCTTGGGGAACTGACGCAGATCGCGTGGAAGCATGATGTACAGGTGATGATCGAAGGTCCGGGGCATGTGCCGATGCATAAGATCAAGGAGAATGTGGACTTGCAGATGGAGATCTGTAAAGAAGCACCCTTCTACACACTTGGGCCGCTAACGACCGACATTGCGCCAGGGTACGATCACATCACGTCCGCCATTGGGGCGGCCATGATTGGCTGGTTCGGCACGTCCATGCTCTGTTATGTTACGCCAAAAGAACATTTGGGCCTGCCCAACAAGGATGATGTGCGGGAAGGAGTTATCGCCTACAAGATCGCAGCTCATGCCGCCGATCTGGCAAAAGGTCATCCACGTGCTCAACGCCGCGATGACGCATTGTCCAAGGCACGCTTCGAATTCCGTTGGCGTGACCAGTTCAATCTGTCGCTGGATCCGGAACGTGCGCTGTCCTACCATGATGAGACGCTGCCAGCAGAAGGGGCCAAGGAAGCTCATTTCTGCTCCATGTGCGGACCGAAGTTCTGTAGCATGCGCATTACGCAGGACATTCGTGCCTTTGCCGCGGACAAAGGATTGTCTGATCATGAGGCTGTAGCAGCGGGCATGCAGGAAAAGGCCGAGGAATATCGAACACGTTCCTAG
- a CDS encoding aspartate/glutamate racemase family protein, with product MITIGCFHAHYSNIALIEETLAQYDIELVHYVDPGLDRLKHDADFSDAVIHEKVAQTLQWIAECHADAILVTCTLFATVLEQEAKQVPVPVIGIDDPLLQEMRRVPGEFIIVFTNPATVEGTMARVNQALQQQHEDESGQLHVAKVSQTEAVCIPGTFELIMRGDQKGYLEAVREGLQQIAEQYPGKRLVAAQLSMAPAAAQVTLDTGIAIHSPLALLAAYLEKNLGLAPQ from the coding sequence ATGATCACCATTGGTTGTTTTCACGCTCATTATTCCAACATCGCATTGATTGAAGAGACGCTTGCTCAATATGATATAGAATTGGTCCATTACGTCGATCCAGGTCTGGATCGTCTTAAACATGATGCTGACTTTTCCGATGCCGTTATTCATGAGAAGGTAGCCCAGACGCTCCAATGGATCGCTGAGTGTCATGCCGATGCCATTCTGGTCACTTGCACCCTATTTGCGACAGTATTGGAGCAGGAAGCCAAACAGGTCCCCGTGCCGGTGATTGGCATAGATGATCCGCTATTGCAGGAAATGCGGAGAGTACCGGGAGAGTTCATCATCGTGTTCACCAACCCGGCAACCGTTGAAGGAACGATGGCACGGGTGAATCAGGCGTTACAGCAACAGCATGAGGATGAGAGTGGGCAATTACACGTTGCCAAGGTATCTCAGACGGAAGCGGTGTGCATCCCTGGGACATTTGAGTTGATTATGCGTGGAGATCAGAAAGGGTACCTCGAAGCGGTACGTGAAGGCTTACAACAGATTGCTGAACAGTATCCCGGTAAAAGGCTAGTTGCAGCCCAGCTCTCTATGGCTCCCGCAGCTGCACAGGTTACGTTAGACACGGGAATTGCGATTCATAGCCCGCTGGCATTGCTTGCGGCGTATTTGGAGAAGAATTTGGGCTTGGCTCCGCAATGA
- a CDS encoding IS110 family transposase: MEPVVGVDVAKGSSVVQAFRKRNEPVGKAVVIAHGASGFEQFTEMLGALQVETGVAPVVVLEATGHYHRALVSCLNRSGYTYYIVNPLQSKRAKGTQLRKVKTDAADAWHLAEMYYRGDVKPHRNWDEMFTELQHLTRQHEFVTGIFVQAKLNSRALLEQVFPAYEQIFYNVFSTTSLTVLSHCLEGSVTNWNEVIQGNSGRSHSKRWVNEKAKKLEAIVGEWGETRRSPSQSKALLGMVSLLLTMIRQLEELEKQMEDMAKGLPEVELVKSIPGIGTKLAAAIVAELGDVKQFSDAKQLVAFAGLDPGIFSSGKFTATSTRITKRGSKRLRRSLYLAVQCGMRKNANARIRSYYDKKRKEGKPCKVAVIACANKLLHHIFAILQKSQPYQV, encoded by the coding sequence ATGGAACCTGTTGTCGGTGTAGATGTCGCTAAAGGTTCAAGTGTGGTACAGGCATTTCGAAAACGAAATGAGCCCGTTGGTAAAGCAGTAGTCATTGCGCATGGAGCGAGTGGGTTCGAACAATTTACGGAGATGTTAGGCGCGCTTCAAGTCGAAACAGGTGTTGCTCCAGTGGTCGTTTTGGAAGCGACGGGACATTATCATCGTGCTTTGGTATCCTGTCTAAATCGGAGTGGCTACACCTACTACATTGTGAATCCCTTGCAATCCAAGCGAGCCAAGGGAACGCAGTTACGCAAAGTTAAAACAGATGCTGCAGATGCTTGGCATCTGGCAGAGATGTACTATCGCGGCGACGTGAAGCCGCATCGAAATTGGGATGAGATGTTTACAGAGCTACAGCATTTGACTCGGCAGCATGAGTTTGTCACGGGAATCTTTGTGCAGGCGAAGCTGAACAGCAGAGCCTTGCTGGAGCAAGTGTTTCCGGCGTATGAGCAGATATTTTACAATGTGTTTTCAACAACATCATTGACGGTGCTGTCTCATTGTTTGGAGGGAAGTGTGACGAATTGGAATGAAGTCATTCAGGGAAATTCGGGACGATCCCATTCCAAGAGATGGGTCAATGAAAAAGCCAAAAAACTGGAGGCAATAGTGGGTGAATGGGGAGAAACTCGGCGTAGCCCATCTCAAAGCAAGGCACTGCTCGGAATGGTCTCTTTATTATTGACGATGATCCGACAGCTGGAGGAGCTTGAAAAGCAAATGGAGGACATGGCGAAAGGTCTGCCCGAGGTTGAACTGGTGAAAAGTATTCCGGGGATTGGAACGAAACTGGCCGCAGCCATTGTAGCTGAACTAGGTGATGTAAAACAGTTTAGTGATGCGAAGCAACTTGTGGCGTTTGCAGGCCTTGACCCAGGGATTTTCAGTTCGGGAAAGTTCACAGCGACCAGTACACGAATCACGAAAAGAGGCTCGAAAAGGCTTAGACGTTCACTGTATTTAGCGGTGCAATGCGGAATGCGAAAGAATGCCAATGCAAGAATCCGGTCGTACTACGATAAAAAAAGAAAAGAGGGCAAGCCCTGCAAGGTGGCCGTAATTGCCTGCGCGAACAAGCTGTTGCATCACATTTTCGCCATCTTGCAGAAGAGCCAGCCCTACCAAGTGTAA
- a CDS encoding zinc ribbon domain-containing protein, which yields MNVTVCQSCGMPLTTPAQFGTEADGSTTREYCIYCYKEGKFEQPGISLESMTEMCTAILKDEGMDEESARSMLRNQLPFLKRWRTNTTDQHANSLTENSAAATHPGQVTTDHSFSAQPVRYVTLPGKRLAGVSARTTNAIEISGKGYIQGLWNNYFASEHLPAPEVARYGCYADYTHGITGEYTILVGHEVSSDETLPEGLNDILFPPATYAVFTSRKGPMAEVVGEAWGAVWAWDKQSDRTFTGDFELYDERSLNPESVQVDIYIAVRQTR from the coding sequence ATGAACGTCACTGTATGTCAAAGCTGCGGCATGCCGCTCACAACCCCTGCCCAATTCGGAACGGAAGCAGATGGAAGCACAACCCGCGAATACTGTATTTATTGTTACAAAGAGGGAAAATTCGAGCAGCCCGGTATTTCACTCGAAAGCATGACGGAGATGTGCACTGCCATTCTGAAGGACGAGGGCATGGATGAAGAATCGGCTCGTTCGATGCTGCGTAACCAGCTTCCTTTTTTGAAACGTTGGCGCACAAATACAACGGATCAGCATGCAAATTCTCTGACGGAGAACTCAGCTGCTGCTACTCATCCGGGTCAGGTAACAACAGATCATTCGTTCTCTGCCCAGCCCGTTCGTTATGTCACGCTCCCCGGCAAACGTCTTGCCGGCGTATCCGCCCGCACAACCAACGCCATTGAGATCAGTGGCAAAGGCTATATTCAGGGACTCTGGAACAATTATTTTGCCTCAGAGCACCTCCCTGCACCTGAAGTTGCTCGCTATGGCTGTTACGCAGATTACACCCATGGCATTACTGGAGAGTACACCATACTAGTGGGGCATGAGGTCAGCTCTGATGAAACATTACCTGAAGGATTGAATGACATTCTGTTCCCTCCTGCAACTTACGCCGTATTCACTTCCAGAAAAGGACCGATGGCAGAGGTTGTTGGCGAAGCTTGGGGCGCCGTGTGGGCATGGGATAAACAAAGCGATCGTACGTTCACCGGGGATTTTGAATTATATGATGAACGCAGCCTGAATCCCGAAAGTGTACAAGTGGATATATACATCGCTGTTCGCCAAACTAGATAA
- a CDS encoding YafY family protein — protein sequence MKLERLLAIVVLLINRGRVQAKDLADTFEVSIRTIYRDIDTLGQAGIPVVTYQGASGGIGLAEGYRLDRNVLTDKDLASIVTALRSVSTSHANAARELLVEKLSSIVPEAKNDDFQANTNRFIVDYSTWTHPEALQIKLQLIEQGMDQLRPVTFTYCSAEGTRTHRTADPHTIVLKKHSWYLYAFCHERNQFRMFKLVRMQDVTLADERFERKVINPQDRPWQQEWTRTCNQAGLTLKFHARVRHIAEEWFGIENVMPDGTGYYISQVAFPEDAWLYGFILGFGADVEVLEPQHIRDEICRIAEQIVQNYIPPTQT from the coding sequence ATGAAACTTGAGCGTTTGTTAGCTATCGTGGTGTTACTAATCAATCGCGGACGAGTACAAGCCAAAGACTTGGCAGATACGTTCGAAGTATCGATTCGGACCATATATCGAGACATCGACACATTGGGACAAGCTGGCATTCCGGTGGTGACGTATCAGGGGGCAAGCGGTGGGATTGGTCTGGCAGAAGGATACCGTCTGGATCGAAACGTATTAACAGACAAGGACCTCGCGTCCATCGTCACTGCACTGCGCAGCGTATCCACCTCCCATGCCAATGCGGCGCGTGAGCTTCTGGTCGAAAAACTCAGCAGTATCGTGCCTGAAGCCAAGAATGATGATTTTCAGGCCAATACCAATCGTTTCATCGTTGATTATTCAACCTGGACGCATCCCGAAGCCCTACAAATCAAGCTTCAGCTTATCGAACAGGGCATGGATCAATTACGCCCCGTCACCTTTACCTACTGCAGTGCGGAAGGTACCCGGACTCACCGAACTGCCGATCCTCATACCATCGTGCTTAAAAAGCATTCCTGGTACCTGTATGCCTTTTGCCACGAGCGGAATCAATTTCGCATGTTCAAACTCGTACGCATGCAAGATGTCACACTTGCTGATGAGCGCTTCGAGCGTAAAGTAATCAACCCACAGGACAGACCCTGGCAGCAGGAATGGACTCGTACATGCAATCAGGCTGGGTTAACCTTGAAATTCCATGCTCGCGTCCGTCATATTGCGGAAGAATGGTTTGGGATCGAGAACGTCATGCCTGATGGGACTGGGTATTATATCAGCCAGGTTGCTTTTCCAGAGGATGCGTGGTTATATGGGTTCATTCTGGGCTTCGGCGCAGATGTTGAGGTATTGGAACCTCAGCATATTCGAGACGAGATCTGCCGTATCGCCGAGCAAATTGTACAAAATTATATACCTCCGACTCAAACCTGA
- a CDS encoding response regulator transcription factor → MKRITILIADDEVEIADLVALHLQKEGYHTVKAFDGKAAVQAVQTQAIDLAILDIMMPGMDGYEVTRKIREQHHLPIIFLSAKTSDMDKITGLVMGADDYMTKPFNPMELVARVNSQLRRSLQFSQSAPVQRSILEKGGLIITPDQHRVTLYGKPVELTPKEFDILYLLASHPKQVFSAENIFEQVWGEAYYESGNTVMVHIRTLRKKLGEDVNKNKFIKTIWGVGYTFND, encoded by the coding sequence ATGAAGCGAATTACGATTCTAATCGCAGACGATGAAGTTGAGATCGCTGATCTGGTTGCTTTACATTTACAAAAAGAAGGATATCACACCGTTAAGGCCTTTGACGGGAAGGCGGCGGTACAAGCCGTTCAGACCCAAGCGATAGATTTAGCGATTCTGGACATTATGATGCCTGGCATGGACGGGTATGAGGTGACTCGTAAAATTCGGGAGCAGCATCACTTACCGATCATTTTCCTGAGTGCCAAAACGTCAGATATGGACAAAATTACGGGACTCGTGATGGGCGCGGATGATTATATGACCAAACCATTCAATCCGATGGAGCTTGTTGCCCGGGTGAATTCCCAGTTGCGTCGTTCCCTACAATTCAGCCAGTCTGCGCCTGTTCAGCGCTCCATTCTGGAGAAGGGCGGGCTTATCATCACGCCAGATCAACATCGCGTTACACTCTACGGCAAACCAGTGGAACTAACACCGAAGGAATTCGACATTCTGTATCTGCTCGCGAGCCACCCCAAGCAGGTGTTCAGTGCAGAAAATATTTTTGAACAGGTATGGGGAGAAGCCTATTACGAGAGTGGTAATACCGTGATGGTCCATATTCGCACCCTGCGCAAAAAGTTGGGAGAAGATGTGAACAAGAACAAGTTTATCAAAACCATCTGGGGTGTGGGGTACACGTTTAATGACTAA
- a CDS encoding HAMP domain-containing sensor histidine kinase, protein MTKRRSFRTTMIMLLGLSMLASGAITYGIYKLMQAYYSGVRAEDQLAEYRHFMRSIGDIYFFLILFIPLAILFFFWFTKPYATYFKDISTGIRHLASGDFQHRVQISSKDELGTIAEDVNLASEKLKEAVERGDFAENSKDQLVVNLAHDLRTPLTSVLGYLDLLMKDDQLTEEQVRHFTAIAFTKSQRLEKLIDDLFEITRMNYGMLPINKTQLDLSELLKQMNEELYPVFEKNQLVARLKIDTDLTVSGDGELLARVFENLLINAARHGKDGMYVDINGYRDTEQIIIHVINYGGHIRLEELPHIFDMYYTGDRARTPQEGGTGLGLFIARNIVEQHDGTISAQSDVVRTLFEVRLPVFQ, encoded by the coding sequence ATGACTAAACGAAGAAGTTTTCGCACAACCATGATTATGTTGTTAGGGTTAAGCATGCTTGCCTCTGGCGCAATTACCTATGGGATTTATAAGCTTATGCAAGCCTATTATTCGGGTGTCCGTGCAGAAGATCAGCTCGCTGAATATCGTCATTTTATGAGAAGTATCGGGGATATCTATTTCTTCCTGATCTTATTTATCCCTCTTGCCATTCTATTTTTCTTCTGGTTTACCAAACCCTACGCGACGTATTTCAAGGACATTTCCACAGGGATCAGGCATTTGGCCAGTGGAGACTTTCAGCATCGTGTGCAGATTTCCTCGAAGGACGAGTTAGGTACGATTGCGGAGGATGTGAATCTGGCAAGTGAGAAGCTGAAGGAAGCTGTAGAACGAGGGGATTTTGCTGAAAATAGTAAGGACCAGCTAGTTGTTAATCTGGCGCATGACCTGCGAACACCGCTGACCTCTGTGCTTGGATATTTGGATCTGCTCATGAAGGATGACCAACTGACGGAGGAGCAGGTCAGGCACTTTACGGCAATTGCATTTACCAAATCACAGCGTCTGGAGAAACTGATTGATGATTTGTTCGAAATTACTCGCATGAACTATGGCATGTTGCCTATAAACAAGACACAGCTGGATCTTAGTGAGCTACTAAAACAGATGAACGAAGAACTCTATCCTGTATTCGAAAAGAACCAACTAGTCGCCCGATTAAAAATAGACACTGACCTTACGGTCTCCGGTGATGGCGAGTTGCTGGCACGTGTGTTCGAGAATCTGCTAATTAACGCTGCACGGCACGGCAAGGATGGCATGTACGTGGATATTAACGGATATCGTGATACAGAACAGATCATCATTCACGTGATTAACTATGGTGGACATATTCGTCTGGAGGAATTGCCGCATATCTTCGATATGTATTATACCGGAGATCGTGCCAGAACCCCTCAGGAAGGTGGGACAGGCCTTGGTCTGTTTATCGCTCGCAATATTGTGGAGCAGCATGACGGTACGATCTCGGCTCAGAGCGATGTGGTAAGGACGTTATTCGAAGTTCGTTTGCCCGTATTCCAATAA
- a CDS encoding M15 family metallopeptidase, protein MKKWGFLICIILIGYIVTQSPGGLQQKNELPIEIQNTRENPAGYTVSVTGNIQDQVHKGNLLLVDKQYPVHPEGVKSDIVYVAHEDELLRGYGILNQKIMLSRQVAQEFRKMVEAAGEEGVRYFLISSGYRDFAKQDELYREKGSDYALPAGHSEHNLGLSLDVGSSLAAMNEAPEGAWLEKNAWKYGFILRYPKDKVRITGIQYEPWHFRYVGLPHSAVMYKNNLVLEQYLDLLKEKENITVEVEGEEYHIRYYRVTQDTTVYIPEQGHTEISGDNMDGVIVTVKK, encoded by the coding sequence ATGAAGAAGTGGGGCTTTTTGATATGTATCATTTTGATCGGATATATCGTTACGCAATCACCGGGAGGGCTTCAGCAGAAGAATGAGTTGCCGATCGAGATTCAGAATACGCGTGAAAATCCTGCAGGTTATACCGTATCTGTCACCGGAAACATTCAGGATCAGGTACACAAGGGCAACTTGTTACTGGTTGATAAGCAATACCCCGTTCACCCGGAAGGGGTTAAATCCGATATTGTATATGTGGCACATGAGGATGAGCTACTTCGTGGTTATGGAATACTGAATCAGAAAATCATGTTATCCCGGCAAGTCGCGCAGGAGTTTCGGAAGATGGTTGAAGCAGCAGGCGAAGAGGGAGTCCGATATTTCCTCATTAGTAGTGGTTACAGGGACTTTGCGAAGCAGGACGAGCTTTATCGTGAAAAGGGTTCAGACTACGCACTTCCTGCGGGTCACAGTGAGCACAATCTCGGCTTATCCCTGGATGTTGGTTCAAGCTTGGCTGCCATGAATGAAGCACCAGAGGGTGCTTGGCTGGAGAAGAATGCATGGAAATACGGATTTATTTTGCGTTACCCAAAGGATAAAGTGCGCATCACGGGTATACAGTATGAACCATGGCACTTTCGATATGTAGGGCTGCCGCACAGTGCTGTCATGTATAAAAATAATCTGGTGCTGGAACAGTATCTGGATTTGCTAAAAGAGAAAGAGAACATTACTGTGGAAGTAGAGGGTGAGGAGTATCACATCCGCTATTATAGGGTCACCCAAGATACGACCGTTTACATACCTGAGCAAGGCCACACTGAAATATCGGGAGATAACATGGATGGCGTCATTGTCACCGTAAAGAAATAA
- a CDS encoding VanZ family protein — translation MKHNNQKKTKHYILWIAVFIIYLYLLTKLILFKGSPVDFGIVKDRLMAFLQQPDLIHTRTVNLTPFQEISRDWNSLSLHRPGTAIHLVGNILAFIPLGIFIPVLTGNKLFSGVKVLLLSLLLSLGYEVTQLVTGMGIFDVDDLMLNTLGGLIGYIVFTMAMGLKKVLVGGESRVTTKKLNSKESHV, via the coding sequence ATGAAGCACAACAACCAGAAGAAAACCAAACATTACATCCTTTGGATTGCCGTTTTCATTATCTATTTATATCTACTTACTAAGCTAATCCTGTTCAAAGGGAGCCCGGTCGATTTTGGCATCGTGAAGGATCGACTTATGGCGTTCTTGCAACAACCTGATCTGATCCATACGCGAACCGTCAACCTGACACCGTTTCAGGAAATCTCACGAGACTGGAACAGTCTGTCGTTACATCGTCCGGGCACCGCAATCCATCTGGTAGGCAATATACTGGCCTTTATCCCACTGGGCATCTTCATTCCTGTATTGACGGGCAACAAGTTATTCTCTGGCGTAAAGGTACTCTTGCTGTCGCTGCTGCTCAGTCTGGGCTATGAAGTGACACAGTTAGTGACTGGCATGGGCATATTCGATGTGGATGATCTGATGCTTAATACACTCGGCGGCTTGATTGGATATATTGTTTTCACTATGGCTATGGGTCTGAAAAAGGTGCTGGTGGGAGGAGAATCCCGCGTGACAACGAAGAAGTTGAATTCTAAGGAAAGTCACGTGTAA